Proteins encoded together in one Mus pahari chromosome 9, PAHARI_EIJ_v1.1, whole genome shotgun sequence window:
- the LOC110326799 gene encoding olfactory receptor 6C6-like: MKNQSVEVVFILLGLTGDPQLQILIFLFLFFNYILSLMGNLVIILLTLLDPHLKTPMYFFLRNFSFLEIAFTTVCIPRFLTSILLEEKMILYNACVAQLFFFFLLGATEFYLLAAMSYDRYVAICRPLHYPVIMNSKVCHLLVLSSWVTGFFVILPPLLLGLKLDFCASKTVDHFLCDTSVLQLSCTDTRLIELMAFTLAIMTLIITLILVLFSYTLIIKTILKFPSAQQRRKAFSTCSSHMVVVSITYGSCIFMYVKTSAKERVTLNKGIAVLNTSVAPLLNPFIYTLRNQQVKEAFKNVFHRFCSFKNHETRFRNQ; this comes from the coding sequence ATGAAGAACCAGTCTGTGGAGGTAGTGTTCATTTTGCTTGGACTGACAGGTGACCCTCAGCTACAAATTctgattttcctgtttctctttttcaattACATCTTGAGCCTGATGGGGAACTTAGTGATCATCCTTCTCACCCTGCTGGATCCCCACCTCAAGACTCCAATGTACTTCTTCCTCCGGAATTTCTCTTTCTTAGAAATTGCATTCACTACAGTCTGCATTCCCAGGTTTCTCACAAGCATTcttttagaagagaaaatgattttgTATAATGCTTGTGTGGCTCAgttattcttcttttttctactaGGGGCCACAGAGTTCTACCTCCTGGCTGCCATGTCCTATGATCGCTATGTAGCCATCTGTAGACCACTGCACTACCCTGTCATCATGAATAGCAAAGTGTGCCACCTACTAGTCCTCAGTTCCTGGGTAACTGGGTTCTTTGTCATCTTACCCCCTTTGCTCTTGGGACTCAAACTGGATTTCTGTGCTTCCAAAACTGTTGATCACTTCCTTTGTGACACTTCTGTCCTGCAGTTGTCTTGCACAGACACACGGTTAATAGAATTGATGGCTTTTACCTTAGCTATAATGACACTTATCATTACCTTGATCTTAGTGCTTTTCTCCTACACACTCATCATCAAAACCATCCTAAAGTTCCCTTCAGCTCAACAGCGGAGAAAGGCCTTTTCCACCTGCTCTTCACACATGGTTGTTGTCTCCATTACATATGGGAGTTGTATCTTCATGTATGTGAAAACATCAGCCAAGGAGAGGGTGACCTTAAATAAAGGTATAGCTGTGCTTAACACCTCTGTGGCCCCTTTACTAAACCCTTTCATTTACACCCTAAGGAACCAGCAGGTGAAAGAAGCTTTCAAAAATGTGTTTCAtagattttgttcttttaaaaaccatGAGACAAGATTTAGAAATCAATAA
- the LOC110326358 gene encoding olfactory receptor 6C6-like, with product MKNQSVKIEFILLGLTDDPQLQILIFLFLFFNYILSVMGNLVIILLTLLDPHLKTPMYFFLRNFSFLEIAFTTVCIPRFLMSILSGDRTISYNACAAQLFFFFLLGATEFYLLAAMSYDRYVAICRPLHYPIIMNSKVCHLLVLSCWVTGFLVIFPPLLLGLKLDFCASKTIDHFLCDTSPVLQLSCTDTHFIELMAFALAVMTLVITLILVILSYILIIKTILKFPSAQQRRKAFSTCSSHMVVVSITYGSCIFMYMKTSAKERVTLNKGVAVLNTSVAPLLNPFIYTLRNKQVKEAFKHVLHRFCFLQNNETIFRHTVETSGGK from the coding sequence ATGAAGAACCAATCAGTGAAGATAGAGTTCATTTTGCTTGGACTGACAGATGACCCTCAGCTACAaattctgatcttcctgtttctgttttttaattacaTCTTAAGTGTGATGGGAAACTTAGTGATCATACTTCTCACCCTGTTGGATCCCCATCTCAAGACTCCAATGTATTTCTTCCTTCGGAATTTCTCTTTCTTAGAAATTGCGTTCACTACAGTGTGCATTCCCAGGTTCCTGATGAGcattctctcaggagacagaacaATTTCCTACAATGCTTGTGCAGCTCaattattcttcttttttctactaGGGGCCACAGAGTTCTACCTCCTGGCTGCCATGTCCTATGATCGCTATGTAGCCATCTGCAGACCACTACACTACCCCATCATCATGAATAGCAAAGTGTGCCACCTACTGGTCCTCAGCTGCTGGGTGACTGGGTTCTTAGTCATCTTCCCCCCTTTGCTCTTGGGACTCAAACTGGATTTCTGTGCCTCCAAAACGATAGACCACTTCCTATGTGACACTTCCCCTGTTCTGCAGCTGTcttgcacagacacacatttcaTAGAATTGATGGCTTTTGCCTTAGCTGTCATGACACTTGTCATTACCTTGATCTTAGTGATTCTCTCCTACATACTCATCATCAAAACAATTCTAAAGTTCCCTTCAGCTCAACAGAGGAGAAAGGCCTTTTCTACTTGTTCCTCCCACATGGTTGTTGTTTCCATTACTTATGGGAGTTGtatctttatgtatatgaaaacaTCAGCCAAGGAGAGGGTGACCTTAAATAAAGGTGTAGCTGTGCTTAATACTTCTGTGGCCCCTTTGCTCAACCCTTTCATTTACACCCTAAGgaacaagcaggtgaaagaagCTTTCAAACATGTGCTTCATAGATTTTGTTTTCTACAAAACAATGAGACAATATTTAGACACACTGTTGAAACATCAGGAGGAAAATAA